AGTTCGGTCGAGAGCAAAGCGGGCGTGAAAGACGCGGCGAAACTGCGCCACTTCTTTGCAACCGTGAAGAAACTCGATTACCAGGAAAGCCGCTTGCAACAGGGTTTCTTCTCACTCGTGTAACTCAACCTCAAGTTATCCTCTATGCGATTGCTCGCCACATTCCATTTGCTGTTGATCGTAATCGCCGTCAATTCGAACGAAGCGCAGGCGCAAACCCGCTATGGTGTGCGCAGCGGCTTTTATCTGGACAGCGACGCGCTGTTTCTCGGCGGGCACTTGACGCACCCGATCGCAAAGCGCTGGCGCGCCAATCCCAATCTCGAAATTGCATTTGTCGAGCACGGGTCATTGTTTTCAATTAACGGCGATTTTTTGTATGATTTCCCGGTGCGCCAAAGTCCGCGCTGGTATGCCGGCGGCGGTTTGGGCATCAGCCATTGGTCTTACCGCGAGGTCCGTGATACGGATATCGGTTTGAACGGCATCTTTGGCGCGCGCTTTGGTAGAAGTAAAACCCTGCCGTTTGCTTTTGTCAAGTTGCTGATGTTTAGTCACAGCGAGTTTGTCATCGGCGGCGGCGTGACGTTTTAGCTTCGCAAACGGACACAAGCGGCTGCGAACTTACCTCCAAAAGAAATGTCTCCGCTCACACTAGCCTTTCGAGAATACGGTACAGGCCCAAAAACATTGGTTATTCTGCACGGCCTGCTGGGCTCCTCACAGAACTGGCAGCGGGTGGCCAAATCACTGAGTGCAAAGTACCGCATCCTGGCTGTTGATCTGCGCAATCACGGGGAGTCGCCGCACACGCCCGAACACAGTTTCGCAGCCCTGCGAGAAGATCTCAAGAATTTTTTTGATCAACACAATTTGGAAGCAGCTTATGTGCTGGGCCATTCGATGGGCGGCATGGCGGCCATGGAGTTTGCGTTTCATTATCCCGAGCGCTTGCGCGGCGTAATTATTGAAGATATTGCACCGCGCGCCTATCGCAGCTCGTCAGTAGGAATTTTGGAGGCTTTGGCAGAGTTGCCTATCGCACAATTCTCCACGCGCCAGCAAGTTGATGAGGCCTTATCAAAAAAACTCGCCAACGAGACCACGCGGCAATTTGTGCTGACCAATTTGGTTCGAAACGAGGACAATTCTTTTGGTTGGCGCGTGAATCTGCCGGCTTTATTGGCGTTTCAAACAGAGATGGCGGCTTATGAACCGCCGGCTCACGCGCGTTTCGAGGGCCAAACTCTTTTTATCGGCGGGGAAAATTCCGATTATCATCTCGACCACGATCACGCCCTTATTCTCTCCCATTTTCCCAATAGCAAATTGACCATGATACCCAATGCCGGGCATTGGATTCACTTCGAGGCGATGGAGGAATTTAATAAACGAGTTGAACAGTTTTTGGATCATGGCTTGACGAAATCCAGTTGACCGGATGCCGTTATTGCAGTAGGTCTTTTTTGTTGGCTTTCCGCCGGAGATAGATCAAAACTCCCCCCGCGAGTATCATTCCGATGCTGATCATTTGCGCCAGCGTCATCCAATCAAAAGCGATTTTGGGCGTGCGGCGCCAGAATTCCGTGATGAAGCGCTCACTGCCTGCGGCAATCAGATAAAGTCCGAACAACGTTCCCGGCGCAAAAGGGCGCTTGCGAATTCTCCAGACGAAGAAAAAAGCAGTCAGTAACAAAATAATATCGTACAGCGGCGTCGGGTGTACGCGTTCCGTAGTCGGCACTACGCCGTTGGGAAATGCCATGGCCCAGGGCACGTCAGAGGGCGGGCCATAATCACCGTCTGCCGAGAGAAAGCAGCCCATGCGACCGAAACTTTGCCCAACTAACAACAGCATTGCGACAATGTCAACGGTTTGCCAGAAGGGCATTTTGTAATGATGAATCGCCCACATCACCGCGAGTGTGCCGCCGAACAAACCGCCGTACCACACCAGCCCGGCGCCGCTAAAAACCATCGCAAACGATTCGTCGAGGTGACGCCAATGTTTGACAATTATCGGAATACGTCCGCCCAGATAAGCGGCAAAAATGAGCAGTCCGGCATTTTGTTTGAGCAGCGGCAGCGTTGTCGCCGGAATTTTTTCTTTTTTGGCGGCGAAAAATTTCCAACCCCCAACAAGCAGGAGGCCGAGTAAAGCGCCATACCACGCGAATCCGCCCCGCCAGAACACGCTTGGAATCGGCTCGG
This portion of the Cytophagia bacterium CHB2 genome encodes:
- a CDS encoding alpha/beta fold hydrolase gives rise to the protein MSPLTLAFREYGTGPKTLVILHGLLGSSQNWQRVAKSLSAKYRILAVDLRNHGESPHTPEHSFAALREDLKNFFDQHNLEAAYVLGHSMGGMAAMEFAFHYPERLRGVIIEDIAPRAYRSSSVGILEALAELPIAQFSTRQQVDEALSKKLANETTRQFVLTNLVRNEDNSFGWRVNLPALLAFQTEMAAYEPPAHARFEGQTLFIGGENSDYHLDHDHALILSHFPNSKLTMIPNAGHWIHFEAMEEFNKRVEQFLDHGLTKSS
- a CDS encoding prolipoprotein diacylglyceryl transferase, encoding MYPDLFTIGPVTLHSFGLMAMLGFLVGALIMRREFGRLGVEPDLAITISTAALIGGFVGARLYYIIEHWPDFAEPIPSVFWRGGFAWYGALLGLLLVGGWKFFAAKKEKIPATTLPLLKQNAGLLIFAAYLGGRIPIIVKHWRHLDESFAMVFSGAGLVWYGGLFGGTLAVMWAIHHYKMPFWQTVDIVAMLLLVGQSFGRMGCFLSADGDYGPPSDVPWAMAFPNGVVPTTERVHPTPLYDIILLLTAFFFVWRIRKRPFAPGTLFGLYLIAAGSERFITEFWRRTPKIAFDWMTLAQMISIGMILAGGVLIYLRRKANKKDLLQ